Proteins encoded by one window of Mustela erminea isolate mMusErm1 chromosome 5, mMusErm1.Pri, whole genome shotgun sequence:
- the C5H15orf65 gene encoding uncharacterized protein C15orf65 homolog, whose translation MTEYDWDKKCASASNSGTEVKPEQVPPCVNPGNPVFSCMLDPKTLYTATSLSKPKMIMYKTNSSNYGEFLPKPQFFPCNYTPRDQVFSNHIRATGFYQNNSLNTTPDRTRTLDFPNFQRTL comes from the exons ATGACCGAGTACGACTGG GACAAGAAATGTGCTTCAGCTTCAAATTCAGGAACAGAAGTGAAACCTGAACAAGTTCCTCCTTGTGTGAATCCTGGCAATCCTGTGTTTTCATGTATGTTGGACCCAAAGACACTCTATACAGCTACCTCACTATCAAAACCTAAGATGATTATGTATAAAACCAATTCAAGTAATTATGGTGAATTTTTACCTAAGCCACAGTTTTTTCCCTGCAATTATACTCCAAGAGACCAAGTATTTTCAAACCATATCAGAGCTActggattttatcaaaataacTCTCTAAACACTACACCTGATAGAACCAGAACCCTTGATTTTCCTAATTTTCAACGTactctatga